One Streptomyces sp. ML-6 genomic region harbors:
- a CDS encoding steroid 3-ketoacyl-CoA thiolase — protein MAAEPVIVEAVRTPIGKRQGALANLHPGYLLGETYRELLGRTGIQADCVEQIVGGTVTHAGEQSMNPARNAWLAVGLPYETAATTVDCQCGSSQQASHMVANMVAAGVIDVGISCGVEAMSRVPLGSGSKHGPGKPWPDEWNVDLPNQFEAAERIARRRGLTRQDVDEFGLLSQERAAVAWAEERFKRETYAVQVPTTEEEQAAGQGMWRLVDRDEGLRDTTMEGLGRLKPVMPTAIHTAGNSSQISDGACAIMWASKRMARALKLKPRARIVAQALVGADPHFHLDGPIDATRAVLGRAGMSLKDIDVVEINEAFASVVLSWARVFERDLDGLAKVNVNGGAIALGHPVGATGARLITTALHELERRDKEFALVTMCAGGALATGTIIQRL, from the coding sequence ATGGCCGCGGAACCCGTCATCGTCGAAGCCGTACGCACCCCCATCGGCAAGCGCCAGGGGGCGCTCGCCAATCTGCATCCCGGCTATCTGCTGGGCGAGACCTACCGAGAACTCCTCGGCCGCACCGGCATCCAGGCCGACTGCGTCGAGCAGATCGTCGGCGGCACCGTCACCCACGCCGGCGAACAGTCCATGAACCCGGCCCGCAACGCCTGGCTCGCCGTGGGGCTTCCGTACGAGACCGCCGCCACCACCGTGGACTGCCAGTGCGGTTCCTCGCAGCAGGCCTCGCACATGGTCGCCAACATGGTCGCGGCCGGTGTCATCGACGTCGGCATCAGCTGCGGCGTCGAGGCCATGTCGCGGGTGCCGCTGGGCAGCGGTTCCAAGCACGGGCCGGGCAAGCCCTGGCCCGACGAGTGGAACGTGGACCTGCCCAACCAGTTCGAGGCCGCCGAGCGCATCGCCCGCCGGCGCGGGCTGACCCGGCAGGACGTCGACGAGTTCGGCCTGCTCTCGCAGGAGCGGGCCGCCGTCGCCTGGGCCGAGGAACGCTTCAAGCGGGAGACGTACGCGGTCCAGGTGCCGACCACCGAGGAGGAACAGGCGGCCGGGCAGGGCATGTGGCGCCTGGTCGACCGGGACGAGGGCCTGCGCGACACCACGATGGAGGGGCTCGGCCGGCTCAAACCGGTCATGCCCACCGCGATCCACACCGCGGGCAACTCCTCGCAGATATCCGACGGCGCCTGCGCGATCATGTGGGCGTCCAAACGGATGGCGCGCGCGCTCAAGCTCAAACCGCGCGCCCGCATCGTCGCCCAGGCGTTGGTCGGCGCGGACCCGCACTTCCACCTCGACGGGCCGATCGACGCGACCCGCGCGGTGCTGGGCAGGGCCGGGATGTCGCTCAAGGACATCGACGTCGTCGAGATCAATGAGGCCTTCGCCTCGGTGGTGCTGAGCTGGGCCCGGGTGTTCGAGCGGGACCTCGACGGGCTCGCGAAGGTCAACGTCAACGGCGGGGCCATCGCGCTCGGCCACCCGGTGGGGGCCACCGGGGCCCGGCTGATCACCACGGCGCTGCACGAACTGGAGCGCCGCGACAAGGAGTTCGCGCTGGTCACGATGTGCGCCGGCGGTGCGCTCGCGACGGGAACGATCATCCAGCGGCTGTGA
- a CDS encoding cytochrome P450, producing MPCPHLPEGFDFTDPDLLQSRVPHPEFAQMRQTAPVWWCAQPAGVSGFDDEGYWAVTRHADVKYVSTHPELFSSNTNTAVIRFNESITRDQIEVQKLIMLNMDPPEHTRVRQIIQRGFTPRAVRSLQQTLHDRARSIVTAARAAADAEGSFDFVTRVAVELPLQAIAELIGVPQEDRSKIFDWSNKMAAYDDPEYAITEEVGTEAAMELVSYSMNLAAARKECPAGDIVSQLVAAEGKGNLSSDEFGFFVILLAVAGNETTRNAISHGMHAFLTHPDQWELYKRERPATTAEEIVRWATPVVSFQRTATQDVELGGQLIRKGQRVGLFYSSANNDPEVFENPETFDILRDPNPHLGFGGGGPHFCLGKSLAVLEIDLIFNAIADTLPDLRLLDDPRRLRSAWLNGIKQLQVGVGSGAGTGAGAGAGNGNGNGNGAERSG from the coding sequence ATGCCCTGCCCCCATCTGCCCGAAGGGTTCGACTTCACCGACCCCGACCTGCTCCAATCCCGCGTCCCGCACCCGGAGTTCGCACAGATGCGGCAGACCGCACCGGTCTGGTGGTGCGCCCAGCCTGCCGGTGTCTCCGGTTTCGACGACGAGGGCTACTGGGCCGTCACCCGGCACGCCGACGTCAAGTACGTCTCCACCCACCCCGAGCTGTTCTCCTCGAACACCAACACCGCGGTCATCCGCTTCAACGAATCGATCACCCGCGACCAGATCGAGGTCCAGAAGCTGATCATGCTGAACATGGACCCGCCCGAGCACACCCGGGTCCGCCAGATCATCCAGCGGGGCTTCACGCCGCGGGCGGTGCGCAGCCTGCAGCAGACCCTGCACGACCGGGCCCGTTCGATCGTGACGGCCGCGCGCGCCGCCGCCGACGCCGAGGGCTCGTTCGACTTCGTCACCCGCGTCGCCGTCGAACTGCCGCTCCAGGCCATCGCGGAACTCATCGGCGTACCGCAGGAGGACCGGTCCAAGATCTTCGACTGGTCCAACAAGATGGCCGCGTACGACGATCCCGAGTACGCGATCACCGAGGAGGTCGGCACCGAGGCGGCCATGGAGCTCGTCTCGTACTCGATGAACCTGGCGGCAGCCCGCAAGGAGTGCCCGGCCGGTGACATCGTCTCCCAGCTGGTCGCCGCGGAGGGCAAGGGGAACCTCTCCTCCGACGAGTTCGGCTTCTTCGTGATCCTGCTCGCCGTGGCCGGCAACGAGACCACCCGCAACGCCATCAGCCACGGCATGCACGCCTTCCTCACCCACCCCGACCAGTGGGAGCTCTACAAGCGCGAACGGCCGGCCACGACCGCCGAGGAGATCGTCCGCTGGGCCACTCCCGTGGTCTCCTTCCAACGGACCGCCACCCAGGACGTCGAACTGGGCGGGCAGTTGATCAGAAAGGGGCAGCGGGTCGGGCTCTTCTACTCCTCGGCCAACAACGACCCCGAGGTCTTCGAGAACCCGGAGACCTTCGACATCCTCCGCGACCCCAACCCCCATCTCGGGTTCGGCGGTGGCGGGCCGCACTTCTGCCTGGGCAAGTCCCTGGCCGTGCTGGAGATCGACCTGATCTTCAACGCGATCGCCGACACGCTGCCGGACCTGCGGCTGCTCGACGATCCGCGGCGGCTGCGCTCGGCATGGCTCAACGGGATCAAGCAACTCCAGGTCGGCGTCGGTTCCGGTGCCGGTACTGGTGCCGGTGCCGGTGCCGGGAACGGGAACGGGAACGGGAACGGAGCTGAGCGCTCCGGGTGA
- a CDS encoding AEC family transporter, translating into MPALLSAFAPIWTLTAIGYAVGRSGLLGGQAEAVLGRFVFHVAMPAALFTMVSGARLDSFANPSMVAFAAGTALVCGLGFLVAGRLFGRGTADRAIGSMTSGYVNSANLGIPVAVQVLGDASFVAQIILFQVLLVSPVILTLLDSGTKAGTGTGARKEAGTGGGARSGRAVVLRRMLAMPVRNPIIMASLLGVAVSALGLRLPYALAHSCDLLGAAAVPTALITLGLSLNSRPPEAGSTDPARHPALAKDTERPTRAEHRAAPGHPTRTKRVERAEVVVTVALKTLAQPLIAFAVGGPLLHLPEHQLLAVVLCSALPTAQNAFIYSQQYGLDIRPARNAVVASTVVSMATLSLATWALGAAPS; encoded by the coding sequence ATGCCCGCCCTGCTCTCCGCCTTCGCCCCCATCTGGACGCTGACCGCCATCGGTTACGCGGTCGGCCGCAGCGGCCTGCTGGGCGGGCAGGCGGAGGCCGTGCTCGGCCGGTTCGTCTTCCACGTGGCCATGCCCGCGGCCCTGTTCACCATGGTCTCCGGGGCACGGCTCGACTCCTTCGCCAACCCCTCGATGGTGGCCTTCGCGGCGGGCACCGCGCTGGTCTGCGGGCTCGGCTTCCTGGTGGCCGGCCGGCTCTTCGGCCGGGGCACCGCGGACCGGGCGATCGGCAGCATGACGTCGGGCTACGTCAACTCCGCCAACCTCGGCATCCCGGTGGCGGTCCAGGTCCTCGGCGACGCCTCGTTCGTCGCCCAGATCATCCTGTTCCAGGTGCTGTTGGTCTCGCCCGTGATCCTGACGCTGCTGGACTCGGGGACGAAAGCGGGTACGGGTACGGGCGCGAGGAAGGAGGCCGGTACCGGGGGCGGCGCGAGGTCCGGGAGGGCCGTCGTGCTGCGGCGGATGCTGGCGATGCCGGTCCGCAACCCCATCATCATGGCCTCGTTGCTCGGCGTGGCCGTCTCCGCGCTCGGGCTGCGGCTGCCGTACGCCCTCGCCCACTCCTGCGACCTGCTCGGCGCCGCCGCCGTGCCGACGGCCCTGATCACCCTGGGCCTTTCCCTGAACTCCCGCCCGCCCGAGGCCGGTTCGACGGACCCCGCGCGGCACCCCGCGCTCGCGAAGGACACGGAACGCCCGACGCGCGCTGAACACCGGGCAGCCCCGGGACACCCGACGCGCACGAAGCGCGTCGAGCGGGCCGAGGTCGTCGTGACGGTGGCGCTCAAGACACTGGCCCAGCCCCTGATCGCCTTCGCCGTCGGCGGCCCGCTGCTGCACCTGCCGGAACACCAACTGCTGGCCGTCGTCCTCTGCTCCGCGCTGCCGACCGCCCAGAACGCCTTCATCTACTCCCAGCAGTACGGCCTGGACATCCGCCCGGCCCGAAACGCCGTGGTGGCCTCGACGGTGGTCTCCATGGCCACGCTCTCCCTCGCCACCTGGGCCCTGGGCGCGGCCCCCTCCTGA
- a CDS encoding bifunctional glycosyltransferase 87/phosphatase PAP2 family protein, which produces MLWLVVAALAVRQMAGVLRRPPGERLTGLEIWIGENGVLRLPGSLYDSDRFTGTPFAGLVLKPLARTAEQSLGVVWTFGSLLLVAVLGVVVARALPGPVSRRTALLAAPVAISLLMLSLPVRNALHLGQTSILPVLLVLLGFFVVRGERAPGVLIGLAAALQPTVLLFAALLWFTGRRRAARAGGGTFVVCTALTWAVLPGDSWTYWVHHVAGAGLGDDAADLANQSMHGALLRFGLTGPLEIALLVVLAGAVCRVGLRRAVRYARDGQLLLAVAVTGCVAVAVSPTAWQHQLLWVLLAAVGRVGGRAADRPVWPVVVVLVITLPGKTLLPNMAALFPLRDNVLLLAAIAAACAVPFLPRASEHWQHPVPTRYAAPAPARWSRIPLLPFRRRVSSRPNLLLELLLIRVVYSAYSHVRLAATAGRGTAERHGRRIHALEQWLHIDIEHGINHAVVKIGWLRDFFDHYYTTFHFIVPLTILGVLHVRRPADYRWARSAIGFATVLALLGFWLYPLAPPRLMPGLGFIDTVNGVQDFAKPDYGTLTSMTNQYAAMPSLHFGWSLWCGVIVVVLAPKAWMKALGLLHPLFTVSAIVATANHWVLDAVGGAVVVSLGFGLTHVLSGPRAAAEAGQDAPRNELEERGAPGATGRTASVPAPGPATADATADAGAGRRS; this is translated from the coding sequence CTGCTCTGGCTGGTCGTGGCGGCACTGGCTGTACGGCAGATGGCGGGGGTGCTGAGACGGCCGCCGGGCGAACGGCTCACCGGCCTGGAGATCTGGATCGGGGAGAACGGCGTCCTGCGCCTGCCGGGATCGCTCTACGACAGCGACCGGTTCACCGGCACCCCGTTCGCCGGGCTGGTTCTGAAGCCCCTGGCCAGAACCGCGGAACAGAGCCTGGGCGTCGTCTGGACCTTCGGTTCGCTGCTGCTCGTCGCGGTCCTGGGCGTCGTCGTGGCCCGTGCCCTGCCGGGGCCGGTCTCCCGCCGCACCGCCCTGCTGGCCGCCCCCGTCGCGATCAGTCTGCTGATGCTCTCCCTGCCGGTCCGCAACGCGCTGCACCTGGGGCAGACCAGCATCCTGCCGGTCCTGCTGGTGCTGCTGGGTTTCTTCGTGGTCCGCGGGGAACGCGCCCCGGGTGTGCTGATCGGTCTGGCGGCGGCGCTCCAGCCGACCGTGCTGCTCTTCGCCGCCCTGCTGTGGTTCACCGGGCGCCGCCGGGCGGCGAGGGCCGGCGGCGGCACGTTCGTCGTCTGCACGGCGCTGACCTGGGCCGTGCTGCCGGGCGATTCGTGGACGTACTGGGTGCACCACGTCGCGGGGGCCGGGCTCGGCGACGACGCGGCCGACCTGGCCAACCAGTCCATGCACGGCGCGCTGCTCCGGTTCGGGCTCACGGGCCCGCTCGAAATCGCGCTGCTCGTGGTGCTGGCGGGCGCCGTCTGCCGGGTCGGGCTGCGCCGCGCCGTGCGGTACGCGCGGGACGGGCAGCTGCTGCTCGCCGTCGCCGTGACCGGCTGCGTCGCCGTCGCCGTCTCACCGACCGCCTGGCAGCACCAGCTGCTGTGGGTGCTGCTCGCCGCGGTCGGACGGGTCGGCGGGCGGGCCGCCGACCGGCCGGTCTGGCCCGTGGTCGTGGTCCTCGTCATCACCTTGCCGGGAAAGACGCTGCTGCCGAACATGGCGGCCCTCTTCCCCCTGCGCGACAACGTACTGCTGCTCGCCGCGATCGCCGCGGCCTGCGCGGTGCCGTTCCTGCCGCGCGCCTCGGAGCACTGGCAGCACCCGGTCCCCACCCGGTACGCGGCCCCCGCCCCCGCCCGGTGGAGCCGGATTCCGCTGCTGCCGTTCCGGCGGCGGGTGTCCAGCCGGCCCAACCTGCTGCTGGAACTGCTCCTGATCAGGGTCGTGTACTCCGCGTACTCGCACGTCAGGCTCGCGGCGACGGCCGGTCGCGGCACCGCCGAACGCCACGGCCGCCGGATCCACGCCCTCGAGCAGTGGCTGCACATCGACATCGAACACGGGATCAACCACGCGGTCGTGAAGATCGGCTGGCTGAGGGACTTCTTCGACCACTACTACACGACGTTCCACTTCATCGTGCCGCTGACGATCCTCGGTGTGCTCCACGTGCGGCGCCCCGCGGACTATCGCTGGGCCCGCAGCGCGATCGGTTTCGCCACCGTTCTCGCCCTGCTCGGCTTCTGGCTCTACCCGCTCGCCCCGCCGCGCCTGATGCCGGGTCTCGGCTTCATCGACACGGTGAACGGTGTCCAGGACTTCGCGAAGCCGGACTACGGAACGCTGACCTCGATGACCAACCAGTACGCGGCGATGCCCTCGCTGCACTTCGGCTGGTCGCTCTGGTGCGGCGTGATCGTCGTCGTGCTGGCCCCGAAGGCGTGGATGAAGGCGTTGGGGCTGCTGCACCCGCTGTTCACGGTCTCCGCGATCGTCGCCACGGCCAACCACTGGGTGCTGGACGCGGTGGGAGGCGCGGTCGTGGTCTCGCTCGGCTTCGGGCTGACCCACGTCCTGTCGGGGCCGCGGGCAGCGGCGGAAGCGGGGCAGGACGCACCGCGGAACGAACTGGAGGAGCGGGGTGCACCGGGCGCGACGGGTCGGACGGCATCGGTCCCGGCACCGGGACCGGCGACGGCGGACGCGACAGCCGACGCGGGGGCAGGCAGACGGAGCTGA
- a CDS encoding DUF2330 domain-containing protein, producing the protein MLVSLQLGSLIDPAYACGCGAMVPRDESRVSVDRETSVVAWDGRTEQIVMRLTVRGDSPEAAWIMPVPHRASVELGDPDLFSELSALTAPVYEDRHYFWPRSDDWPFDSSTGDRAGAPAAGAPAVSVVGRERLGPFDVARLAATDPEALQNWLEDNGFELPDRLATALEPYVEQKWEYVAVRLAPREKGKPLTGSLEPLRLRFASDRLVYPMRLSKLAPTPQELDLYVLAAHRMEPIGPIGGDAPEVTYAGRIDPASEPGGADALAAMTGGKPVFLTAIEQSFPRPERIDGDHELRAADADTPYRTVVYTDRLLTVAGIPAWVLALLGVVLAAVVVAVLLVRRSRGRRPVAPLG; encoded by the coding sequence TTGCTGGTGTCGCTGCAGCTCGGCTCGCTGATCGACCCGGCGTACGCGTGCGGCTGCGGGGCGATGGTCCCGAGGGACGAGAGCCGGGTCTCGGTCGACCGGGAGACGTCGGTGGTGGCCTGGGACGGCCGTACCGAGCAGATCGTCATGCGTCTCACGGTCCGGGGCGACTCCCCCGAGGCCGCCTGGATCATGCCGGTGCCGCACCGTGCGAGCGTGGAGCTCGGCGACCCGGACCTCTTCTCCGAACTCTCCGCCCTCACCGCCCCGGTGTACGAGGATCGGCACTACTTCTGGCCGCGCTCCGACGACTGGCCGTTCGACTCCTCGACCGGTGACAGGGCCGGGGCGCCCGCCGCCGGGGCCCCGGCGGTCTCGGTGGTCGGCCGGGAGCGGCTCGGCCCGTTCGACGTGGCACGACTGGCGGCGACCGACCCCGAGGCGCTCCAGAACTGGCTGGAGGACAACGGGTTCGAGCTCCCCGACCGGCTGGCGACGGCGCTGGAGCCCTATGTCGAGCAGAAGTGGGAGTACGTCGCGGTGCGGCTCGCTCCCCGCGAGAAGGGAAAGCCGCTCACCGGCAGCCTCGAACCGCTGCGACTGCGCTTCGCCAGCGATCGGCTGGTCTACCCGATGCGCTTGTCGAAGCTCGCCCCGACGCCGCAGGAACTGGACCTGTACGTCCTCGCCGCGCACCGGATGGAGCCGATCGGCCCGATCGGCGGCGACGCGCCGGAGGTCACGTACGCGGGCCGGATCGACCCCGCGTCGGAGCCCGGCGGCGCGGACGCGCTGGCCGCGATGACCGGCGGGAAGCCGGTGTTCCTCACCGCGATCGAGCAGTCGTTCCCGCGCCCGGAGCGGATCGACGGCGACCACGAGCTGCGCGCGGCCGACGCCGACACCCCGTACCGGACCGTGGTGTACACGGACCGGCTGCTGACCGTGGCCGGCATCCCCGCCTGGGTGCTGGCGCTGCTCGGGGTCGTACTGGCGGCGGTCGTCGTGGCGGTGCTGCTGGTGCGACGGTCCCGGGGGCGGCGGCCGGTGGCGCCACTGGGGTGA
- a CDS encoding GNAT family N-acetyltransferase, whose protein sequence is MTGTTGTTGTTGPTSTTDPAGPTWTSAPEAFDSPDSALLRRDYYDEVASRYWGRPATAEEIDEGLTDDGAELLVPPTGEFVVGRFGGRPAACAGLLVVDAGVAELTRVFVRPEYRGTGGGALLMAAVEDAARALGVRTLRLDTRSDLVEARGLYAKHGYREVPAFHRRQYAEHWFSKDLPEL, encoded by the coding sequence ATGACTGGCACCACCGGTACGACCGGCACAACTGGCCCGACCAGCACGACCGACCCAGCCGGCCCGACCTGGACCTCGGCCCCCGAGGCGTTCGACTCGCCGGACTCCGCGCTGCTGCGGCGCGACTACTACGACGAGGTCGCCAGCCGCTACTGGGGGCGGCCCGCGACCGCCGAGGAGATCGACGAGGGGCTCACCGACGACGGTGCCGAACTGCTCGTACCGCCCACCGGCGAGTTCGTCGTCGGCCGGTTCGGGGGCAGGCCCGCCGCCTGCGCCGGTCTGCTGGTGGTGGACGCCGGCGTCGCGGAACTGACCCGGGTGTTCGTGCGCCCCGAGTACCGCGGCACGGGCGGCGGCGCGCTGCTCATGGCGGCGGTCGAGGACGCGGCGCGCGCCCTCGGCGTACGCACGCTCAGGCTCGACACCCGCAGCGACCTGGTCGAGGCCCGGGGGCTCTACGCCAAGCACGGCTACCGGGAGGTCCCGGCGTTCCACCGGCGGCAGTACGCGGAGCACTGGTTCTCGAAGGACCTGCCGGAGCTGTAG
- a CDS encoding MDR family MFS transporter yields the protein MAQQSSPPTPAPAPIPGEGRSTRSVLVAIGALLLGMLLAALDQTIVSTALPTIVSDLGGLEHLSWVVTAYLLASTAATPLWGKLGDQYGRKKLFQTAIVIFLIGSALCGVAQNMPQLIGFRALQGLGGGGLMVLSMAIVGDLVAPRERGKYQGLFGAVFGTTSVLGPLLGGFFTEHLSWRWVFYINLPIGVVALLVIAAALHIPVHRTKHTIDYLGTFLIASVATCLVLVASLGGTTWAWGSAQIIGLTVLSVLLLVAFVGVERRAAEPVLPPKLFRIRTFSLVAVISFVVGFAMFGAMTYLPTFLQVVHGITPTMSGVHMLPMVFGLLLTSTASGQVVSRTGRWKVFPIAGTGITVIGLLLLHRLTETSGTWQMSAYFFVFGAGLGLVMQVLVLVAQNAVTYQDLGVATSGATFFRSIGASFGVAVFGTVFTNRLTDELTAALAGRPLPPGADAEGLAADPRAIGQLPPALRPEVLHAYSTSITDVFLYAAPVVLIAFVFAWFLKEDKLRGSVTAPDSTETLASNPVERSSYDECARALSVLATREGRREIYVKITERAGYDLLPAASWMLLRVKRHGTVEPAVLADTTPVPLRAINEAVRQLEERGLVRREGVQLVLTEAGEEVVVRLAEAREASMAELLGDWWGPDCPSDLVDLVAELTSEMSGSSRERPHGPEPQRDHAARTGPGRTSDRT from the coding sequence ATGGCCCAGCAATCGAGCCCCCCGACCCCGGCCCCCGCCCCGATACCCGGTGAGGGCCGCTCCACGCGGTCGGTCCTCGTGGCCATCGGCGCGCTGCTCCTCGGCATGCTGCTGGCCGCACTCGACCAGACCATCGTCTCGACCGCGCTGCCGACCATCGTCAGCGATCTCGGCGGACTGGAGCACCTCTCCTGGGTGGTCACCGCCTACCTGCTGGCCTCGACCGCCGCGACCCCGCTCTGGGGCAAGCTCGGCGACCAGTACGGGCGCAAGAAGCTCTTCCAGACCGCGATCGTCATCTTCCTCATCGGCTCGGCGCTCTGCGGCGTCGCCCAGAACATGCCGCAGCTCATCGGCTTCCGGGCCCTTCAGGGCCTCGGCGGCGGCGGACTCATGGTGCTCTCGATGGCGATCGTCGGCGACCTCGTCGCCCCCCGCGAGCGGGGCAAGTACCAGGGGCTGTTCGGTGCGGTCTTCGGCACCACGAGCGTCCTGGGACCGCTCCTCGGCGGGTTCTTCACCGAGCACCTCAGCTGGCGGTGGGTCTTCTACATCAACCTGCCGATCGGTGTCGTGGCGCTCCTGGTGATCGCCGCCGCGCTGCACATCCCGGTCCACCGCACGAAGCACACCATCGACTACCTCGGCACCTTCCTCATCGCCTCCGTCGCCACCTGCCTCGTCCTCGTCGCCTCGCTCGGCGGCACCACCTGGGCCTGGGGCTCTGCGCAGATCATCGGCCTCACCGTCCTGAGCGTGCTGCTGCTGGTCGCCTTCGTGGGCGTGGAGCGCCGCGCGGCCGAACCGGTCCTCCCGCCGAAGCTCTTCCGGATCAGGACCTTCTCGCTCGTCGCCGTCATCAGCTTCGTCGTCGGGTTCGCGATGTTCGGCGCGATGACCTACCTGCCGACCTTCCTCCAGGTGGTGCACGGGATCACGCCGACGATGTCCGGCGTGCACATGCTCCCGATGGTGTTCGGTCTGCTCCTCACCTCCACCGCCTCCGGGCAGGTCGTCAGCCGCACCGGCCGCTGGAAGGTCTTCCCGATCGCGGGCACCGGCATCACCGTGATCGGGCTCCTGCTCCTGCACCGGCTCACCGAGACCAGCGGCACCTGGCAGATGAGCGCCTACTTCTTCGTCTTCGGTGCCGGGCTCGGCCTGGTGATGCAGGTCCTGGTGCTGGTCGCGCAGAACGCCGTCACGTACCAGGACCTCGGCGTCGCCACCTCCGGGGCCACCTTCTTCCGTTCCATCGGCGCCTCGTTCGGCGTCGCCGTCTTCGGCACGGTCTTCACCAACCGGCTCACCGACGAACTGACCGCCGCGCTCGCCGGCCGGCCGCTGCCACCCGGGGCCGACGCGGAAGGGCTGGCCGCCGACCCGCGCGCCATCGGACAGCTGCCGCCCGCCCTGCGGCCGGAGGTGCTCCACGCGTACTCGACCTCGATCACGGACGTGTTCCTGTACGCGGCCCCCGTCGTGCTGATCGCCTTCGTCTTCGCCTGGTTCCTCAAGGAGGACAAGCTGCGCGGCTCGGTGACCGCCCCCGACTCCACCGAGACCCTGGCGTCGAACCCGGTCGAGCGGTCCTCCTACGACGAATGCGCCCGCGCCCTGTCGGTGCTCGCCACCCGCGAGGGCCGCCGCGAGATCTACGTGAAGATCACCGAGCGGGCGGGTTACGACCTGCTGCCCGCGGCGAGCTGGATGCTGCTGCGCGTCAAACGGCACGGCACGGTCGAACCCGCCGTGCTCGCCGACACCACCCCCGTGCCGCTACGGGCGATCAACGAGGCCGTGCGCCAGCTGGAGGAACGCGGACTGGTCCGGCGCGAGGGCGTGCAACTGGTGCTCACCGAGGCCGGCGAGGAGGTGGTGGTGAGGCTCGCGGAGGCCCGGGAGGCGTCGATGGCCGAGCTGCTGGGCGACTGGTGGGGGCCGGACTGCCCGTCCGACCTGGTCGATCTCGTGGCGGAACTGACCTCCGAGATGAGCGGGTCGAGCAGGGAACGGCCGCACGGCCCCGAACCGCAACGGGACCACGCGGCTCGAACGGGACCGGGCCGTACATCGGACCGCACATAG
- a CDS encoding peptidoglycan-binding protein: MTGHICPECGTDDGPGGSPEAGRGAAPGTGCICGRRTPERYGPTPGATSGATPGTTSERYEAQYRAAERQRAERSAAEEAERAAAEDFDPLRIRPYVTLGNDPSPAAPEEPRGPREPHGPGPCEEADATMPLRLGPVAGPVTGPGAGATTGPVTGPGAGPATGPMAGPSSAAAGSSGMSDTTALDSPFVPPSALSASAPTAPVTTGAHSEEAGRRRSPFAVAAMGAVAIAVVGTATFASGLLGGGSGDTDREQALPSTVASLPEATLPPEESAPAPAPAPPSSAPAPATPSAPAPSSASPSPSASTTASRPPTAPSTTPSKSANPTATDTPPPSLTGATLRRGDQGPAVTELQHRLAELRLYADAADGTYTDRVEYAVNIYQRHKPVKGDPPGVYGPHTRRALEADTTGRGNS, encoded by the coding sequence ATGACCGGACACATATGCCCGGAGTGCGGTACGGACGACGGACCGGGCGGAAGCCCCGAGGCCGGCCGGGGGGCCGCCCCGGGCACCGGCTGCATCTGCGGACGGCGGACGCCCGAGCGGTACGGGCCGACGCCCGGAGCAACCTCTGGAGCAACCCCCGGGACGACGTCCGAGCGGTACGAGGCGCAGTACCGGGCCGCCGAGCGGCAGCGGGCCGAGCGGTCGGCGGCCGAGGAGGCGGAGAGGGCGGCGGCGGAGGACTTCGACCCGCTGCGCATACGGCCGTACGTGACACTGGGGAACGACCCGTCGCCGGCCGCCCCCGAGGAGCCCCGGGGCCCGCGCGAGCCGCATGGACCCGGACCCTGCGAGGAAGCGGACGCGACGATGCCGCTCCGGCTGGGCCCGGTGGCGGGGCCGGTGACAGGTCCAGGGGCGGGTGCGACGACGGGTCCGGTGACAGGTCCGGGGGCGGGTCCGGCGACGGGCCCCATGGCAGGTCCGTCATCGGCCGCCGCCGGTTCGTCCGGGATGTCCGACACCACGGCCCTCGACTCGCCCTTCGTACCCCCTTCCGCGCTTTCCGCGTCCGCCCCCACCGCCCCGGTCACCACCGGCGCGCACTCCGAGGAGGCCGGCCGGCGGCGCAGCCCCTTCGCGGTGGCCGCGATGGGCGCGGTCGCGATCGCCGTGGTGGGCACGGCGACCTTCGCGAGCGGGCTCCTCGGCGGCGGCAGCGGGGACACCGACCGCGAACAGGCCCTGCCGAGCACGGTGGCGAGCCTTCCCGAGGCGACCCTCCCGCCGGAGGAGTCGGCACCGGCCCCCGCGCCGGCCCCGCCCTCCTCCGCACCGGCCCCCGCGACGCCGTCCGCCCCGGCCCCGTCGAGCGCCTCGCCGTCCCCTTCCGCGTCCACCACCGCCTCCCGGCCGCCCACCGCCCCGTCCACCACGCCCTCGAAGTCCGCGAACCCCACGGCCACGGACACCCCGCCCCCCTCACTGACCGGAGCCACGCTGCGCCGCGGCGACCAGGGGCCCGCGGTGACCGAGCTGCAACACCGCCTGGCCGAGCTCCGGCTCTACGCCGATGCGGCCGACGGCACCTACACGGACCGGGTCGAGTACGCCGTGAACATCTACCAGCGGCACAAGCCGGTCAAGGGCGACCCTCCGGGGGTGTACGGCCCCCACACGCGCCGCGCCCTGGAGGCGGACACGACGGGCCGGGGGAACTCCTGA